The Denticeps clupeoides chromosome 1, fDenClu1.1, whole genome shotgun sequence genome segment AATAGACCAGGAAGTGCGACCTATAGTCCTCAGACTATGCAAATGTGGTCAAGAGAGAatgaacacacgcacacacactggatTTCTTATAATCGCATCATTATTTTACCCCAAGCccagaattaatttttttgtttactgaTTAAAGTGTggatatgaaatattaaaatataaaatttaaacaTTAGTGCCCCTttagggcagcggtggcctagagaTTAAGCAAgcgggccccgtaatcagaaggttgccgattcgaatcccgacccgccaatgtgacactgaggtccccttgatgctccccgggcgcctgtcatggtgcccactgctcaccaagggtgatggttgtgctgttctgcagtgtttcacactgcagtgacaatcacgtcaactttcacttttcaaaataAATTGCATTGATCAACAATGCTGGAAAGATGATTATAaagtggaattaaaaaaaaagaaataaatgtctaGTCCTATGCTCCATTCACATAGCCTGCATCAAAATAgtaattttgcacaaatttacCAATAATTCCTagcatcacaaaataaaaatgaaaggatTCTCATCCAAactgataaatactgtattcTGTATCAATTTACCTCTGACAAAAGCAATAAACCtcatttattgtgcattttggttttaaaataaagaagaaagacacaagTGAAGCATAAAAAAGAGTCCAGTTTAATTTCCAGTCCTGTGATCAGGATGCATAATTTCAGTCATCAtctagtcacatgaccagtcaATACTGAGCAGAACCCTGGACCACATCCACACAGGACCTGCAAGCCGTCCAAAGCTTCTTCTCCGTAACACTATGAGAGACACCGTGAAGCAGCAACATCAGCGCAAAATAAAATCCGAATTCCATGCTGAAGAATCTGCCATCACCATGAACCCAGGCCCTACCTGGAGACCAGCCCAGCGTGTGTGGGCACTCCAACTTCACCTCAAAGCATAAAGAACTTTATATAAATGTGACAATTCATGATCATCATGTGGTAGGGCTGTCAGGAGAGGACGTTGTGGTGGTCTGGGGGGCGGTCAGTAGTGCTGCTGGGATCTGCATTCACACTCAGTGTCTGCGGTGCCGGAGTGTCTGTCCATTGACCGACGTGGGTCCAGTACTCCTTAGACACGAGGTCTGTCCATAAGCCCTGCCCTCACGGTGTCTGGAGGACAGATGGTGTTATGGAAGGCATGGTATGAAACCCTGAAAGAGAGAACAGCTCAGTCTTtcctatgattttttttttttgtgccgtttgttgtgtgttctgtgtacaatggcaagaaaaagtatgtgaacccttttcatggttttctgcattaatgcacaaaatacacaacaaaacaaatattataTACCTAAAATAATGCATTCCAACCAGATCTCAACCCTGGAAATAAAAGTCCAGATTGCCTTTTTATTGTCCCTGATCATTGTATCCCTGAGGGACAGGTGAGAGTGTTGCCTGCAGAGCTGCTACCGCCCAGGACGAATCTTGTCCCATTCCGTCCCGGCAGAACTGCTTTAGCTCTGTCATTCTTTGGATGTGTCCCGTGTCTCCTTCCAGTCTGTCCATTTCATCtgtattgtgtatttgttttccGGAAGCCATTCTTGTACATTAAGctgttttgcacattttttatttctatttctattatattttaaactttgtcATTACGTGGACATTAAGTGGACCGAAGGAGGAATTCTCATTTCTACTGTACAGTCacggaaaaaaataaaccagtcTCTAATTTCAAAGGCAGGTTTAAACAGCGAACAatccaaaaaaatacatttataaattcaATTTGATACATTTGTAAacggtgtttgttttttttgtcatcacagaggtcagacatttcttgtagttgccaCAAGGTgggattttgtcatttttcaatGTACTGGCTCATccgtctcatctgaccacaatcATTTCAGCCAGTCCTCCTCTAGAACCATTTAGATGTTCGGTGGTGACccctgtacatgtgctttcttgagcTGGAGGACCTTGCCAGTCCTTGTATTACCAACTGTTTTGCTGGTGAATGGGgtcccagctgccttgagatcattgTCAAGTTCCTCCAAATTAGTTCTGGCCTGGTTTCTCATTTTCCACCGTTCTCATTTTCATTGAAACTCCACGAGgcgagatcttgcgtggagctcCAGACTGAGGGATATTGGCAGTTTACTTTGTGGTTCTTCTTCTATTTTTGCATAATCACTTTGacttgtcaccttctcacccagctgcttgccgatggtcttgtagcccattccagccgtgtgtaggtccacaatcttgtccctgacatcAGGGGTAAGCTCTTTGACCATGGTTGCAAAGTTCAGAATCTGGATAGATTGGTTGGTTCTATGAACCAGTGTCTTTTATCAGGTACGGTAAGTTGAGAAGCGCTCAATGTCACCTCTTTGCCTGGGACACAGAAATCTTGCTCATTGataaaaatacttattttcattcatgaaaatggcTAACTCATTTATaaccattttgaaatgtatgtttctgaatattttttgttattagaacaataataaaaaatatccaGTTCAAAAAATACCCATATCAATGTGCAAATAcacctaccattgaaattataggACCGATCACTTATTTCTTAGTTCACAAacttttcaaataatttttaaatgtttatattcaCCAATTGTGAACTGCGTTTTATGTCATCTGATCGACCGGACGGGAGTTACAGGATATAAAAATGCGatgaaatgagaggaaataacgtctcgttTTAGTCAACAGAAATTACGAGTatagtttttatcttgtaaacatATTTTGTCTcgttttatttgtcaacaataatACGTGATATAGTTTGCtgtagttatcgtcacatgaccagcattttacGTCTCATCTTCATCTCGTCAAAACGGTCCGTTGACAAAGTAAATATTTCACCATAAATGACGTTGACTAAGAGCAGCGTCCAGAAGGCTTAGTGAGGCGATGAAGAATCCTAGGGATTCAGCTAATGACGTATGGCACATGCTAACACAACTGTTGGTGAATCTAAGACACGTCCTCCCATGAACTCCATTCTTGTCTAGAGTTGTACAACTTAAGGGAACGTTTGGTTGAGGTTGTTGCTGCCGAAGGACCAGGGTTCAGGtttacatgtattaataaaaaatcattatttggtGTTATTAGTTGAAAcagactgtgttttttttattgttgtgatCTGATCTTCCTCTATGACCAATTTCAGCAGAATTCCACAGAACTCCGAAGGgttcacatactgtatgtgtgtccaTACCTGGGAAGCAGCGCCAGCACCGTGGTCAGAACGCACACGCAGTAGTAGAGCGGCTGGGACATGGCGTGTGTCTCGACGCCCAGCGGGTTGGTGGGCGAATTGCAGGTGACACACAGCACGCTGAAGAGCAGCGAGAAGCCGTAATAAAACGCGGCGCTGCCCAGCAGCACGGCACCGTGCAGCCACGTCTGCGCACGCAGGAAAAGGAAGAACGGTCATGTGTgggacagactgacagacaaCGGGCCCCCGGTGAGTTCTGACTGGCTCACCAGTGTTCGGCTCTCGATGACCTGGTGCAATGCAACAGGATGATGAGGAGGGCGGAGCTATTGATGGGCGATCCAAACGAAAAGATGCTGACGTCAGAGCCGGCGAACGCCTGATAAACGCACAAACACGCGAAGATCAGGGACCAGAATGCACCGGTGTGTCCAGCCCCGCCAGAAATAGACGGTTACTCACAAGGTACGGGACGAAGAAACAGACCAGGCTCTGGTAGAAGGAGTCCAGCAGCGTCAACCAGAAGGTGGTGCGGCAGTAGGCCTGttgtacacacgcacacacaccggtACAGAGCGGTCGCCATTTACTCAAAGCGAGTTCAAAAGAGTCACGTCACACCTCGGAATTCTGTCCAGATGCGTAGAGCTGTGGCACGCCGAGTAGGGCGTCGGCCGAGACGTCCTTGTCCAAGATGCCGTAGAGGAGGGGTGGGGCTGAGGTGAAGAGCAGGTTAAAGAAGATCAGGGCCCAGGAGTTGGTCATTACGCTGCCTGAAAATCCGCAGAAGAACTGGTACCAGAACAACAGGTTCACGTACATCTGGGGATGAGGggatgagagaaagagagagagagcgagagagagagagatcatgGTTGACGTTCTGTCAGGTAAAATGGGTGCAGATTCTGTCTGGCCGGCCGTGGCTGAAGATGAAGTGTGACACGCTCACCACGTTCTTGTAGAAGAAGTAGAGGATCATGTTGGCCAGACGGGTGTAGCACCAGTGGCCGTGAACCAACAGCAGCTTCCGCAGGTGTTTGAACCTGGAGACGGCAAAATCGCTGGACATCACAGCCTGAGAGAGAAACCACGACAAAACTTGTCCAATCAGAATCCACAAGGAATAGTCCAAgaagtgtaagtgtgtgtgtgtgtgtgtgtgtgtgtacctgcatgCCTTCCTGTCCTGAGATACCGATGCCCACGTCTGCCACCTGGATCATGCTGACATCATTTGCTCCATCACCTGGGAGACACAAACTCTTTTAATGAAGCATTTACACGAAGCGTTCTCCAACAAAAccacagtccacacacactgacctacGGCCAGGGTCGTGACCCCGAGTGTGTCCCGGACGAGTCGTACCACCTGGCTCTTCTGCAGGGGGGTAGAGCGGCAGCAGATGACCGAACGGCAGTGCTGGGTGAGCTGCAGAAACGCCCCCTGAAGCTCCGCCCCCAGAGCCCAGTCCAGCGTCCGCCCATCAATCACCAGGGTGAATCCGGACACGCCCCCTCCACCCACAGACGCGGCCTGCGACTCCTCCCACCGGTGGATTTCTTCAGAGAGCCGAGAGAACAGCGCCTCACACGCATCctacacagacagaaaaatactTCATCTCCTTATCCCTTCCTTCCCACTTTcctcaggtcagaggtcatcatCACCTTGCTCTCGCAGTTGGCAGTCAGAAGCTGGTCTGAGGGGCGGAGCAGGCGGCATGCGTAGGCGATGTTCACCGCGGTTTCCTGTTTGTCTCCGGTCAGCACCCACATTCGGATCCCCGCCCTCTGCAGGGCCTCAATGGTCTCTGGGACGTCGTCCTGCAGCCGGTCAACTATGCCGGTCGCTCCTGAGTGAAAGGAGGGGAGGAGTCGTGAAAACATCCTCCTCCGCACACGCATCTTTAAGGGTGGAGCAGTCACCTAGCAGCGTTAGGTTGGTCTCTAGTCTCTGGGCGGAGTCCAAAAGAAGCTCCTCCCTATTCTCAATGCTGGTTTCAGCAAGAACATGCTTCTTAAGCCACGCCTCATACTCCGCCTCCTCCAGAACCTATGAAACGGAAGACAGCTCAATGaccagagagtgtgtgtgtttgtgtgtttgtgtgtgtgtgttctattacTGATTCGTTACCCTCTTGGCTACACACAGCGTCCGCAGCCCCTCCCTGGCGTAGTCGTCCAGGTGCCTCTGCGTCTGTTCTCTGATGAAGGCCTGgtgctcttcctcctcatcggcagctgacagcacagatacacaccacatttacatttacagcatttactagacgtccttatccagagcgaattacaatcagtagttacagggacagtccccccctggagacactcagggttaagtgtcttgctcagggacacgatggtagtaagtggggtttgaacccgggtcttctggttcataggcgagtgtgttacccgctaggctaccacatAAGTCCCTGTGGGAGTTTGTAAAGAGTGTCACGCTGACGAACTCACACTCACCCGCGTCGTCTCGGCTCAGCTCCATGACGACGCTGTCGGCGCCCTTGGTGAAGACGACCACCCGTCCGGTGACGGGGTGTCGGACCACCACGGACATGCGCTTGCGGTCGGAGTGGAACGGCAGCAAGTGAAGGAGCGGCACGGTGAGAGGGGCGGAGCCTGGCAGCGCCACCACCAGATGCTCCGCCGAGCGCGCCTGCAGGGTGTAGCCGTACGCCCGCGCCGCCTGGACCAGCGCCGCCTCGTCCGGGCTCTCCGACTCGTAAAACAGCTCTTCGCCGCAATCGTCATCGTCGCATTCCTcccaaagccccgccccctcggccGACGGTGCCGGAAATgacgagggggcggggctttgggCGGGAGCCGGTGTGTCGGGGTGCAGGCTGGAAGGGGCATGTGGGAAATGCGGGAGGCTGAacttctgcagcagcagcttcatgTCCTCGAGAGAACGCTGGGGAGTCCGCGGGACAGGAacctgggacacacacacacacacacgtcatcaATGCGCCACACACACGTTCGAAGAGGCGGACTGAAGTGGGGCTACCACATGCTGGGACTTGGTGGGGGACGACACGACCACAGTGTTGCACACGGCCAGGGCCAGGAAAAAGTCCAGGATGTAGGAGAgttcggcggcggcggcgccctCAGGCCGCGGCAGCTCCTGCAGCTTCAGCTGCAgcagagggtccggggccaccatgcaCTCCTGCACGCGCCAGACGAAGAGAAGGGCTGCGTTTGAAATGTTTTCGGCGTGCGTTTAAGGCGGCCCGTCACCCACCATGGTCCGGCTGAAGGCGCCGTGCGCGTGCGCGGGCTCCTGCGACGCCGTGTCCGACTGCGAGGCGAGCGTGTGCAGAGAGACGGAGCTGCGGTTGCAGCTGAGGGATCGGCAGCTCAGGgacttcctgctgcagcgaGAGCGGAGCGTGTGCGGCCGGGAGTGTGTGTCCTGCTCCTCATACTGCTCCAGCCATTGCGCTGCGCGTAAAAGGCAGTGATCGGCATTACATACACATCGCCATGACAACACAATCCCACAATCAACCATCTGTAAAGCGTTATGACCGTTGTCGTGGTGAGGGTACTCCACTCCGGCGATGGTGCATCGTCGGAACAGCATGCAGTTCTCGGTCAGCGTTCCAGTTTTGTCGGAGAACAAATACTGGATCTGGCCGAGGTCCTCGGTGATGTTCAGGGCCCTGCACTGCACCCCCGAAGCGGTCTGCTCACTGTACAGATCcacgtcgctctggatgaagTAGATCTGGCCCAGCTTTACAATCTCAATAGACACGTAGAGGGAGATCGGGATCAACACCTGCACCAGAGGAGACACATCAGAACCTGTTCAGCAAACAGGGCTGAAAGGGGCATGGATCaagtagctgtgtgtgtgtgtgtgtgtgtgtgtgtgtgtgtgtgttacctgcagTACGATAATCATCGTCCAGAACATGTAGAATCCAGCCagcaggggaggggggtcaccAGGAATTAAAAAGAAGGGGTTCTTAAACTGTTAGNNNNNNNNNNNNNNNNNNNNNNNNNNNNNNNNNNNNNNNNNNNNNNNNNNNNNNNNNNNNNNNNNNNNNNNNNNNNNNNNNNNNNNNNNNNNNNNNNNNNCGCCTCTTCACCTCAGTCCACATGGGCCTTTAACGAGTTAAAACGGCAGCTTCGCCGCATCCATCCCGCCCGAGTTTTACACGGCGGCCGCTCACCGTCTCTGCCATGGAGAACTCCGAGCCCAGCTTTTTGGCCAGTCCGTAATCGCCCAGCTTGATCAGGTTGGTCTTAGTGAGGAAGATGTTCAACGTCTTGATGTCTCTACGGGGGGAAAAGCATCGATACCGATCCGTTAAAATGCAGATCTGACGCCGCTGCTCCACGCCGGGGACACGAAACCCGTTTACCTGTGCAGGACGCCCGCCTTGTGTATGTGGGCCACGGCGGACACAATCTGGTACAGATACCATATCACCACCTGAGGACAACGGAgggaaaaattaaaatgtgcagCGACACACCACACGTCCCCCTCCAGTCCCCCAAATATTACCTCCTCGGAGAAGAGCTTCCCCTTCTGCTGGTTGATTTTGTCGTACAGATTTCCACCTGGAACAACACAGCCAGTTCGTCAGCGGCACGCTGCTAATTATCTgagacacgtgtcctctgtatttatggggcagtggtggcccagagagtaaggaagcggccccgtaatcgccaaggtgccactgaggtccccttgatgaaggtgactatcacttcactttcactatttaaccatcacccttggtgagcagtgggcagccatgacagggcgGGGAgcgagcagcgtgtggggacggtaccttcatcaagaggacctcagtggcaccttggcgggtcgggattcgaaccggcaacctttcggtttcggggccgcttccttaaccgctaggccaccactgcttacaTTGTAACGTTCTGACGTAGATCGTCAGCTCTAATTTACTGAGACATGCggctgagaaagttctggaagagtgacgtggttcactacgtaaagccagcagagatactacagacctgcgctgGCTTTAAACGTAGAGGAAGTGTCTTGGTAATACATTCACGTGTCAgttttccagaactttctatGTTAAGAAGGTTGTGAGATGTTCTGCGGCCACCGTTGCAGTACTCCAGCTCGATCAGCAGGCTGCTCTTGTCCATGAAGTGGTTGAAGTAGGCGATGATGTTGTGGTGCTGCAGGATGGAGAGGATGCTGATCTCGTTCATCACGTCCCGCCGCTTCTTGTCCGACAGGCAGCTGAGCTCCACCTCCTTCCACACCACCAGCGAGTTGTCCTGCGTGGAGACAGACATGCAGGCATGGTGAGGGCCGGGCGGGGCCTGgcagtagcctggtgggtaacacactcgcctatgaaccagaagacccgggttcaaaccccacttactaccatcgtgtccctgagcaagacacttaaccctgggtgtctccaggggaggactgtccctgtgactctggataagggcatctggtaaatgctcttgAGGCATCTTAGCTGATGTTGTCCCTGGTTTAATGATTTCTAAATTCATAATagtgtttaatatttttataaaagcaCTGTGTGAAACAGTTTTCAAAACACTGTGTATATTgttgaattaataatttttccatttatcataataaaatgctgtatattgttgtattgaTAATgttgggtggtggtggcctagtgggtaacacactcgactatgaaccagaagacccaggttcaaaccccacttactaccatcgtgtcaaccctgagtgtctccagggggggactgtccctgtcactactgactgttagTAAATGTAAACGTTTAAAACGCGCCGCACCTCCGAGCGCCGGTACAAGGTCGCCTCGCCGAACGCCCCCTTGCCCAGCGTGCGGATGGGGATGTAGtgcagcttctcctcctccccgcCGGGCGCCgacctgccgccgccgccgccaccggcCGCCGCGTCGCTGCCCGTCTCCGAGCTGAGGGACGCGAGGTGTCGCTCGTACTCCTCCAGGGACATGTTGGCCCCTGCGAGGCTGACAAAACTCGAACCGAGAACCGAACCGGACCGCTACGGCCTTCAGCCCGACACGGCGGCGGACGCCATGTTGGCTCTCAAGGACCCGGAAGAGG includes the following:
- the LOC114792133 gene encoding LOW QUALITY PROTEIN: probable phospholipid-transporting ATPase VD (The sequence of the model RefSeq protein was modified relative to this genomic sequence to represent the inferred CDS: deleted 3 bases in 2 codons), which codes for MSLEEYERHLASLSSETGSDAAAGGGGGGRSAPGGEEEKLHYIPIRTLGKGAFGEATLYRRSEDNSLVVWKEVELSCLSDKKRRDVMNEISILSILQHHNIIAYFNHFMDKSSLLIELEYCNGGNLYDKINQQKGKLFSEEVVIWYLYQIVSAVAHIHKAGVLHRDIKTLNIFLTKTNLIKLGDYGLAKKLGSEFSMAETVSGRRVKLGRDGCGEAAFKNPFFLIPGDPPPLLAGFYMFWTMIIVLQVLIPISLYVSIEIVKLGQIYFIQSDVDLYSEQTASGVQCRALNITEDLGQIQYLFSDKTGTLTENCMLFRRCTIAGVEYPHHDNAQWLEQYEEQDTHSRPHTLRSRCSRKSLSCRSLSCNRSSVSLHTLASQSDTASQEPAHAHGAFSRTMECMVAPDPLLQLKLQELPRPEGAAAAELSYILDFFLALAVCNTVVVSSPTKSQHVVPVPRTPQRSLEDMKLLLQKFSLPHFPHAPSSLHPDTPAPAQSPAPSSFPAPSAEGAGLWEECDDDDCGEELFYESESPDEAALVQAARAYGYTLQARSAEHLVVALPGSAPLTVPLLHLLPFHSDRKRMSVVVRHPVTGRVVVFTKGADSVVMELSRDDAGESADEEEEHQAFIREQTQRHLDDYAREGLRTLCVAKRVLEEAEYEAWLKKHVLAETSIENREELLLDSAQRLETNLTLLGATGIVDRLQDDVPETIEALQRAGIRMWVLTGDKQETAVNIAYACRLLRPSDQLLTANCESKDACEALFSRLSEEIHRWEESQAASVGGGGVSGFTLVIDGRTLDWALGAELQGAFLQLTQHCRSVICCRSTPLQKSQVVRLVRDTLGVTTLAVGDGANDVSMIQVADVGIGISGQEGMQAVMSSDFAVSRFKHLRKLLLVHGHWCYTRLANMILYFFYKNVMYVNLLFWYQFFCGFSGSVMTNSWALIFFNLLFTSAPPLLYGILDKDVSADALLGVPQLYASGQNSEAYCRTTFWLTLLDSFYQSLVCFFVPYLAFAGSDVSIFSFGSPINSSALLIILLLHQVIESRTLTWLHGAVLLGSAAFYYGFSLLFSVLCVTCNSPTNPLGVETHAMSQPLYYCVCVLTTVLALLPRVSYHAFHNTICPPDTVRAGLMDRLVSKEYWTHVGQWTDTPAPQTLSVNADPSSTTDRPPDHHNVLS